GCCCCAGTAGCTGGGCCATTTAAAATACCCCAACAGCTATGTCCAGTGGCAAcataacatcccttcacccctGGAATCTCGCCAATCACAGGCATATCATCATCAGTGCAAGGCAAAAAGCACGCTTGCTCCGCCTTCACTGCTGCCTCTCCTTCCTCCAAATGGCTTGAAACTGTCCTCGCCACCCTCTTTAGCACCCTTATCGACTCTGGGTCACCCACTATCTCCTCTGGATCCTCGGGAACTTCCACCGTCGATGACATTCCACACACGTACACCTCCCCTGACAAATCCAATCAACCCCCACGTCAAGTTTCAACATCCTATTAACACCATGTtacaattttagaaatttttatttacctGTTGGACGAGGGTAGACTTCTGGGTCCATGGGTCTTCCTCCCTGAGCTGGGTAATAACGCAGAGACAGTGCATGGGGCGTTATAGCAGCAGGCTCTTTCGGCTCCAAAATTATACTGTGGGCCTTTAACCCATAAACTCTAAACAACGAACTCAGCATCTCAAACTTCCCAGACCAAGGCCCAAGCGTTAAAACCACTAAGTCTGAGTTGATAACTCGTCCTCCCGCCAGCACCACCGAGTCAACTCGTCCTCCTTCCACACCTACTCTCTCCACTTTCCCTTTCACCACCTCAACTCCGTCATTCTCCGTCGCCTTCGATAGAAGAGTCTGAGTAAATAACTGTGGGTGGACTTGGGCCGTTGTTTCCGTTGACCCGATTGTTCTCGGATCTCGGGCTGGCCCATCAATCCAGGATGGAAGATTTTTATTTCGGGAAGTAGAGGGCTTTTTTTGGGCTTGCGATTCAGTGATGGTGAGGCTGAGTGTGTGGAGAGGGCGGTAGCCATAGGATTCGGGGCCATTGAGCTCTTCGGCAAGCGATCGGTGGAGATGGAAGCTGGCTCGAGCGAGAGAGGAGAGAGGCCCACCGTCACACCAATCTAAAGCGAGGAACCCTCCGGCCTTCCCTGACGCCGCGCATGCCACCGACGCTTTCTCCACGAGAGTAACAGCGGCGCCCTTCTTAGCTAAGAAATAAGCCGTGCACACTCCGATAACGCCGCCACCGCATACCACCACACGCTTTAGGTGCCCGTCCATGGATGGCGATGGAGATGAGGAGCACCGGATCGAGGAAATCCTGGGGATTCTCTCAGTGTATCGGCTTCGACGgcgaaaaggagaaagagggaAAACCGTCGGTGACGAAATTATGGTCGCTGCCATATGAGATGGTACTAATCTCAATGAGATATTCTATCTGAGTTTGGTGCACTGTGTTGAAACGTCATCTTGAGCTGACACGTGTATTGTCAATTAAAAAGACAATAACCTCAAACCCAGTTCTAGGCTTAATTTTGTTTTGGTTGAGGCCCATCTGCTAAACTGTGACAGTAACCCAGTTTAGCTCCAACGTGGGCTGGCAAGGTGGATTTCTATTAATAGACCTTTGATTATTTTTGCAATGTTAGCCACGAGAAtcagatttttaaattaaaatttattacgaaaaatattttattatttaattattaaaaataataatttattcagtctttaataaaaatatataaatttaattaataaaataaaaattaaattaaattaaatttatttaatttttaaataaaaatataaaaatttaattgaatttattttcataatcttaaaaaatatataaaattgacgttttaaataataaagttttaatgaaatgcaagtgcctgattataaaaaaaaaaacagaaagagAAGGTAAAGTCAACTTTAAGTGTCGGTTTGAAATTAATACTGTAGACAAGGACTCAAACCGACTAAAGTTATTAATCAGGGGATTCATGTCAATGAAAACCGGCCCGAATTGAAAATAATCCGACAAAACACTCCagcagtttgatttgatttgatgtcaaatcacATTAGATTATCAAAAATCATTTCAAGCTATAGTTTCACAAAGTGGGCTATGACCTGTCTGCAAATTGATctcttctttatttcttttggaAGGAAGAAATTGACGATTTGGTAATAAAGTTGGAAGGCAAATGTTGTCGTTATTCCCTGAGGCTAGGGGTTTGCTACTGGCACTAAGGCGACAACAATTGCTCACCCAAAATCTCCACGTAAGTCATTATGGCCTTTTGTTTTGTGGCTGAATGCGCTGCTCTTTATTATTGTCACACAATTCAGTTGCATGATTCTGTTTTCTTCTTTCCTCAATATCAAACCTTATGCTTTCATCTACTCCTTCTCTTGTTTCTTTTCAAGCACGGTTCTTAGAGATAAGTCTTCCTTATATTATAGATGGCCTTTCTCTTTCTCAAGATAAAAAAAGACCATCAAGGAGATACTATCTCCAtttcataatatatattatttaaaatttattcatctaaattattaaaattaattaataattattataaataatggaTAGACTAAATTCATAACAAaccaattatattttatttaatagtttttatttttattattttattaatttattattaaatttttattattttattttaaaaatttcttataTGATAATTGCTTGtattaaatttctattttaattatatgtaataTAAATCTCTACTATATAAgcgatttatttttattatataaaataagtaaaataattataaataaatttagaatagAAACTTCATCTATCAATTTGGTATCATAGTCGGTCGTCATGAATAATTCAAAAGAGAAGTTGAATTCCTTCGCAcaaatttaatacatttttGAATTAGTTCACACTTTTAATTTAGAGGTAAACCAAAACTAAAACTAAAATATATCGAGTGGTATACAAACAAAACTTTGATTAACAAGTAAACGAGAGAATAAATATACTAACCCCAAAATGctaaaattaactttttctCGTGTGATAAAAAGGGAACATATAGCTGTTACTTTTGATCAAACACCAAATTCGGAAAACATTAATTAGTTGGCAAGCTTGTCATGAACCTAAAGTTACATGAAAGTCCATCAATTATTTTGAGATTATCAATTTTCACGGATAATAGATcggttaaatttataataaataaattatattttttattttttatttttattattttaaaattaatgttttaaagtgataaataatttaaaatttaaaaaaaaatctaaaacaaTAGTAATTGCACTTATTTGTTGGACTAATCTGCAGGTACTTCTTTTAAGGAGATTAAAAGGAGATATTATGCTTTTTAAGATATATTACAGAATAGACCTTGATTGATTTATACGTGTGGATAAATTGACAATGAAAACtcttaaaaatcaataaattgattgattgattgatttttatgtgtgGATATAAAATTAGAACTTTAAAAGAATTccaatcaattattttttttatttttatatttaaaataaaagaatttgttttttaatattaaaaataattatttttaaattatataaaaattatacataactttgtaaaaattcaattttcttaCAATGAATTTTTTTGGTCAACTgacatactttttttttttttgttaaaacttgaaatcaAAGTAATCATTTTAGCCAATTTATGTTGaacccaatttttttttttcaatgtgtGTATAcacaatttttttcttaaagtaAAAACTAATTTTTCCATAGGTTAAAAGTTAAATAAGGGATACAAGAGAAGTGAGACAGGAAAAAAGagaagtgcaaagatcacttaATTTTTTCGATTATTTAAGTCGTTTTGGTTCCCTTTTAGTTttgctttccttttttttattccTGTTTTTGGTATCCCCTACCTTAGGGTAGTTGATTACCTTTGTTCTTGATTTTTCTTGCTAAAAACATATGGTTCCTTTTGGGTTGGAttttttccttctttatttTCTACAGGTCTCGATGTTTGAGGATTTTGATTCTTTGTGATCTGGGTGTTGATGAGGGTTTGTGGCTATGTTTTTGCTTATCGGAAGAGATTTGACTTTGTGGCTCTTGCACCTCGAGACTATACCGCTACGCCTGGTGGCTCATGCTCCTATAGGTTGATGTTGCCTGAGATTTGCACTGCCTCCTTCATCTGTGTTCGATTCTATGTTAAACCTGCTTTATTCTTAGTTTTCTCTTTTGTCAAATAGTTGTATACATGTCTATTGTgtgtcttttattatttttcttattgagTGGTGTTGTCAGGATTTTATCGTTGCTATCACTTTGCCAATCATTTGTCATTCTATCTAATTTTAGATCTCAAACGGTGAAAGATCTTGTTTCTGTGTGTTTAATCAGTTTAATagtaaacttttttttattaggtTTATAGATTTTGagctatttattattttaagatatttatGAGTCGAAATGAAATTGATTTCTTTGGATTTGAATGATCTCAGTTTAAATTAACatttcttattattatatttatctttttaaatcttatttaaatataatttcttttacgttaaaaaaaaatactcaaaGAGTAATTCAATTTGTTTGTATtccatttaattaaataaataaatacacaaGACAAAAAACTCAAAGAAATCAACAACTTGCAAGAATCCAAATCCCATTTCCCCTTGTTTTACATTGCTTGTAGTATTTGTAAACTATGTGGTTAGTTAGGAGTCAACTGATGTGATCTATTTAAGTGGCTATATTCCATTACTCCATCAATCAGCCGAAGTCCTAACCGAcaaaaagtttaaatatttacatgaattaaattaaatttgaaaattttacataaattacattataatttttttaatttggtaaAACTAATAACTTTGTTcctacattttaaaaaaaaatcaaataatttaatttttcaatttttattttatatatataaatatgtaaaaataCATATTTAGTGCGATTAATAATTTCCTAAACTTATTAAATATTGAATCATtaccattaattttaaatatttttattcttcaacttttatttattaaaatattttattccttAATAATTCAATCCTTACAATTTTTATATTCTTATAAATCAGTTATATTTTCCCCTCGTATAAATCCTTTTAAGGATTTTGTTTTCCTCTGGCTCTTTATTTTAAAGTTTCATTTACTTTGGACTAGGTGgacagtattcggttcaaactgaaaaaattgatcgaattgaattaatttaaaattttagttcaatttttattcaattcttttcaattcgatttttaatttcagaaattttagttattttgattcgattcgattttgatcagaaaataatcaaaaaaattaaatcgaaccgattagtgataataatatgttatttttaataatataaggaaattaaatcatattaagattaaaatattttaattaaattttaaaatactaaaaataaagtgtaaaaaataaaaaatttattaaaaatcaaaactgattaaatcaaatcgagtcgaattaaatcgattcgatttgattcattaaatcgaatcgaattaaatcgattcaattcgattcaatttctaactaaaataaattcgattcgatttatataaataataaaattttaatttttaatttatttaattcattttaaattttattttaaattaaaccaaCCCAACCTACAAGCACACAGAGCTTTGTTAGGGCAAACATGAGCAGTATTGGTAGTTTCCTACCGTCTAATCAATTGTGGCTAATGGAAATGACATGTCTACCCTTTTGCTGTTTCAGTTTTTGCCTTTAATTGCCATCACAAAtttgtaattaattattaaaatcttttttttaattatcaaatctATTTATTATCCCATTTAAGAGTTAGTCGGAATGATGTTTTTTTTGGGTAATATATTAAGTtggaatatttttatttccatGAATTTAATTTCTACCATGATACAC
This genomic interval from Manihot esculenta cultivar AM560-2 chromosome 12, M.esculenta_v8, whole genome shotgun sequence contains the following:
- the LOC110628788 gene encoding putative oxidoreductase TDA3; this translates as MAATIISSPTVFPLSPFRRRSRYTERIPRISSIRCSSSPSPSMDGHLKRVVVCGGGVIGVCTAYFLAKKGAAVTLVEKASVACAASGKAGGFLALDWCDGGPLSSLARASFHLHRSLAEELNGPESYGYRPLHTLSLTITESQAQKKPSTSRNKNLPSWIDGPARDPRTIGSTETTAQVHPQLFTQTLLSKATENDGVEVVKGKVERVGVEGGRVDSVVLAGGRVINSDLVVLTLGPWSGKFEMLSSLFRVYGLKAHSIILEPKEPAAITPHALSLRYYPAQGGRPMDPEVYPRPTGEVYVCGMSSTVEVPEDPEEIVGDPESIRVLKRVARTVSSHLEEGEAAVKAEQACFLPCTDDDMPVIGEIPGVKGCYVATGHSCWGILNGPATGAAMAELVLDGKSSIVDLSRFSPARFVGLPRV